From a region of the Impatiens glandulifera chromosome 4, dImpGla2.1, whole genome shotgun sequence genome:
- the LOC124934737 gene encoding uncharacterized protein LOC124934737, with product MQETVGDDEKVNDGTDGKDDVMEDNEKVEDERKDNDEKVDDDEKVEDERKDNDAKVEDVKMEVEAKLEDGEKLDGVARVDDVEVDLKLKDLKVKVKDEKTVGDVKANDDNDDNDDFQLYNTPPKGNYGRRVRKPKKDDSYTNPSLSKMPKTKDPMKVNHLQKFDDELLDKVKAWLDDPKTDNSTTDLHTVQAKKEVLVRVVTRLTWIEDTEIDAFCHLLRKRISCYPKTYKNTHAAIGDCVLSDRIRRQHRAFIKDPAKYPVDEFKDYYMGAPHRYMPEWSTIDDVYMPVNINQKHWILCVARLQKYRIDVYDCDAYLYKNLDPYLKPFCDMIPFIFAKTITPGERVRYPNFNFEGPLQPMTYKRFPHPKVKTVAAKVGEVPRATESGDCGVFTLMYMEHLTANQPVHNVTSENMGFFRQKMAVRLFHQIMEP from the exons ATGCAGGAGACTGTGggggatgatgagaaggtgaATGATGGGACTGATGGGAAAGACGATGTAATGGAGGacaatgagaag gtggaggatgaaagAAAAGACAACGATGAGAAGgtagatgatgatgagaaggtggaggatgaacgAAAAGACAACGATGCGAAGGTGGAGGACGTAAAGATGGAGGTTGAGGCTAAATTGGAGGACGGTGAGAAGCTGGATGGTGTGGCTAGGGTGGATGATGTGGAGGTTGATCTGAAACTGAAGGATTtgaaagtgaaggtgaaggatgagaAGACTGTGGGGGATGTGAAGGCaaatgatgacaatgatgacAATGACGATTTCCAGTTATACAATACTCCTCCTAAAGGAAATTATGGGAGGAGAGTGAGGAAGCCGAAAAAAGATGACTCGTACACCAACCCTTCCTTGTCAAAAATGCCCAAGACAAAGGATCCTATGAAAGTGAAtcaccttcaaaaatttgatgatgagctacTGGATAAAGTAAAGGCGTGGTTGGATGATCCAAAAACCGATAATTCGACAACGGATTTACATACggttcaagcaaagaaggaagTGTTGGTTAGAGTTGTAACAAGGCTTACATGGATTGAAGACACG GAAATCGATGCATTCTGCCATCTACTGCGGAAAAGGATTTCCTGCTATCCCAAGACGTATAAAAATACACATGCGGCAATTGGGGATTGCGTATTGTCGGATAGAATCAGGCGACAGCACCGGGCTTTTATTAAGGATCCTGCCAAATATCCAGTCGACGAATTCAAAGACTATTATATGGGCGCACCACATAGATATATGCCAGAGTGGTCAACAATTGACGACGTCTACATGCCAGTGAACATTAACCAGAAACActggattttgtgtgtagcacgtCTTCAAAAGTACCGCATTGACGTGTACGACTGTGATGCCTATCTTTATAAGAATCTGGATCCTTATTTGAAACCCTTCTGCGACATGATTCCATTTATATTCGCCAAAACAATCACTCCCGGTGAGAGGGTAAGGTATCCTAATTTCAACTTCGAAGGCCCCCTCCAACCAATGACTTACAAACGGTTTCCACACCCCAAAGTGAAAACCGTTGCTGCTAAGGTTGGTGAAGTCCCACGGGCAACAGAGAGCGGGGACTGTGGGGTCTTCACGCTAATGTACATGGAACACTTGACCGCTAATCAACCCGTGCATAATGTGACCTCAGAAAATATGGGATTTTTTAGGCAGAAGATGGCGGTCCGGTTATTCCATCAGATTATGGaaccttaa